A window of Staphylococcus sp. 17KM0847 contains these coding sequences:
- a CDS encoding YjiH family protein → MEKLTKKQRQIGKWKFILLSLIGIILFLIPIPIVEKGQSTTTLPIAFLAKVFKDIIGSAMPWLIVLIITLSGLLTMIYSLLIKSTSTTSSFMVNTFKVTWPWVMIRLIAVIFAWLTFLKVGPTWIYSEDTGDLIFTGLLPTLVAVFFFAAIFLPLLLEYGLLEFLGPIFRPIMRPLFTLPGRSTVDNLASFIGDGTVGVMITSKQYEQGFYTRREATVIATTFSVVSLTFAIVIAETIGLIDRFAVFYFTVIVACFVAALIMPRIWPLRSVEDCYVDGVSAQERPEKRYTYMQALKSGYADAVKTGYDAPGLRMYLHTAVRTVLDMWLVVIPVVMTIGTLATILATYTPIFTIIGKPFVPFLELMQVPEASAASETMIIGFADMFLPSILIEGVQSDLTRFVVGALSVCQLIYLSEVGGVILGSKIPVSIWRLFVIFLIRTVITLPIIVLFAHIIF, encoded by the coding sequence ATGGAGAAATTAACAAAAAAACAGCGACAGATAGGGAAATGGAAGTTTATTCTACTGTCACTTATAGGGATTATTTTATTTTTAATTCCAATACCTATTGTAGAAAAGGGACAATCAACAACAACTTTACCTATTGCTTTTTTAGCTAAAGTTTTTAAAGATATAATCGGTAGTGCAATGCCATGGCTCATTGTATTGATTATTACATTATCTGGCTTGTTGACAATGATATATAGCTTATTGATTAAATCAACATCAACGACATCAAGTTTTATGGTGAATACCTTCAAAGTGACATGGCCTTGGGTAATGATTCGTTTAATAGCTGTAATCTTTGCATGGTTAACATTTTTAAAAGTAGGACCAACATGGATTTATTCAGAAGATACTGGAGATTTGATTTTTACAGGATTACTCCCAACATTGGTTGCGGTATTTTTCTTTGCGGCAATTTTTCTACCGTTATTGTTAGAATATGGTTTATTAGAATTTTTAGGTCCTATATTTAGACCTATTATGCGTCCGTTATTTACTTTGCCAGGGCGTTCAACTGTAGATAATTTAGCATCATTTATCGGGGATGGCACAGTAGGTGTTATGATTACGAGTAAGCAATATGAACAAGGCTTTTATACTCGGAGAGAAGCTACTGTTATCGCAACAACATTCAGTGTTGTATCATTAACGTTTGCGATTGTGATTGCAGAGACGATTGGGTTGATTGATCGTTTTGCGGTATTCTATTTTACGGTTATTGTTGCTTGTTTTGTAGCGGCGTTAATTATGCCACGTATATGGCCACTTCGTTCGGTAGAAGATTGTTATGTGGATGGTGTCTCAGCTCAAGAACGTCCAGAAAAACGATATACATATATGCAAGCATTGAAGAGTGGGTATGCAGATGCAGTAAAAACAGGCTATGATGCACCGGGTTTGCGAATGTATTTACATACAGCTGTTCGAACAGTATTGGATATGTGGCTCGTCGTTATACCGGTTGTTATGACAATTGGAACCTTAGCAACCATATTAGCAACGTATACACCAATTTTTACAATCATTGGTAAACCATTTGTTCCATTTTTAGAATTAATGCAAGTTCCAGAAGCTTCCGCAGCATCCGAGACGATGATTATTGGTTTTGCAGATATGTTTTTGCCATCGATTTTAATTGAAGGTGTACAAAGTGATTTGACCCGCTTTGTTGTAGGTGCTTTAAGCGTATGTCAGCTCATTTATTTATCAGAAGTAGGTGGTGTGATACTTGGTTCTAAGATTCCAGTGAGTATTTGGAGATTATTTGTTATTTTCTTGATCCGCACAGTGATTACATTACCTATTATTGTTCTTTTTGCACATATTATTTTTTAG
- a CDS encoding iron ABC transporter permease, whose translation MIQHLKRRYITIGILLIVCACLSLSAGAVWISPQQVLREVWSGENFILSEYRVPRMLLAILVGAALSISGAVIQGVVRNPLASPDVIGITKGASLAAVIVIIIFPTAPLFLLPLASFVGALGMSIILSLLISFKRVKGSQLALIGMALGAIAMALVQYLLIRNPMEANIALVWLTGSLFGRSMQHVLTILPWLCVSIPVILYYSYKLDILHLGDDVATALGAKVNHIKMILLLAAVMLAGSAISVVGGLSFLGLIAPHIARSIVGHKHVHIVLMSGLIGGVLMAFADGLARMIAPPIDIPVGVLIAIIGAPYFLYVLRKM comes from the coding sequence ATGATACAACATTTAAAAAGACGTTATATAACTATAGGGATTTTACTTATAGTTTGTGCATGTTTAAGTTTGAGTGCCGGTGCAGTTTGGATCTCGCCACAACAAGTGCTTCGAGAGGTCTGGTCAGGAGAAAACTTTATTTTATCTGAATATCGTGTCCCACGTATGTTACTAGCAATTTTAGTTGGTGCTGCGCTATCTATTTCAGGGGCAGTAATACAGGGAGTAGTGCGCAATCCTCTTGCATCACCAGATGTTATTGGTATCACGAAAGGTGCAAGCTTAGCTGCTGTAATTGTTATTATTATTTTTCCAACGGCACCACTTTTTCTTTTACCGCTTGCATCATTTGTTGGTGCATTAGGAATGAGTATTATTTTATCATTACTCATTAGTTTTAAACGCGTAAAAGGATCTCAGCTGGCTTTAATAGGTATGGCACTCGGTGCGATTGCCATGGCGCTTGTACAATACTTACTCATTCGTAACCCGATGGAAGCAAACATTGCACTTGTATGGTTGACTGGTAGTTTGTTTGGTCGATCAATGCAACATGTATTGACGATATTGCCATGGTTATGTGTGTCTATACCTGTTATCCTATATTATAGTTATAAATTAGATATTCTACATTTAGGTGATGATGTAGCAACAGCATTGGGTGCTAAAGTGAATCATATTAAGATGATATTATTGTTAGCAGCAGTTATGTTGGCGGGATCAGCTATTTCTGTTGTAGGAGGTTTAAGTTTTCTTGGACTCATTGCACCGCATATTGCACGTAGTATTGTAGGTCATAAACATGTGCATATTGTTTTAATGTCAGGATTAATTGGTGGTGTGTTGATGGCATTTGCAGATGGATTGGCACGCATGATTGCACCACCTATTGATATCCCGGTTGGTGTATTGATTGCAATCATAGGCGCACCATACTTTTTATACGTATTACGAAAAATGTGA